In Arthrobacter citreus, a genomic segment contains:
- a CDS encoding nucleoside hydrolase translates to MQTSPPSRTAVLADVDTGMDDALALVFLARDPRISLLAVTCVAGNTDVDQVVSNTLNVLYAAGSGDVPVARGAERPLINDPRNAHAFHGANGLGGLELPQSPHAPSAVAAVELMHRTIDVAAVPVTLLALGPLTNVALFLRAYPQTARKLERIVFMGGSAGIGNATSHAEFNAWHDPEALAIVIHSGIPTVMYGLDVFLQATLTPGQYLPLAEADDDGARLVGAILAAGGRRGQAEPQPVTIGDAGAACLVAVPETVQLQQYPVRVELTGHSRGQTLVDRRLEPGESEHHGDAGPVPLIDVALGLDQPLMAQTFLHTVRSGR, encoded by the coding sequence ATGCAGACCTCTCCCCCTTCCCGCACCGCTGTCCTGGCCGACGTCGACACCGGCATGGACGATGCGCTGGCGCTGGTGTTCCTGGCCCGGGATCCCCGGATCAGCCTTTTGGCCGTGACCTGCGTGGCCGGCAACACCGATGTGGACCAAGTGGTGAGCAATACCCTGAATGTGCTTTATGCCGCCGGGTCCGGCGACGTTCCCGTCGCCCGCGGCGCCGAGCGGCCGCTGATCAATGACCCGCGGAACGCCCATGCCTTCCACGGCGCCAACGGGCTGGGCGGTCTGGAGCTGCCGCAAAGCCCGCATGCCCCCAGCGCCGTGGCCGCCGTCGAACTCATGCACCGCACCATCGACGTGGCCGCCGTTCCGGTCACGCTGCTGGCGCTGGGTCCGCTGACCAACGTTGCCCTCTTCCTCCGGGCATATCCGCAGACGGCGCGAAAGCTGGAGCGGATCGTGTTCATGGGAGGTTCAGCCGGAATAGGCAACGCCACGTCGCATGCCGAATTCAACGCATGGCACGATCCCGAGGCCCTGGCCATCGTCATCCACAGCGGCATTCCCACCGTCATGTACGGGCTCGACGTTTTCCTCCAGGCCACCCTGACGCCCGGACAGTACCTGCCGCTGGCGGAGGCCGACGACGACGGCGCCCGGCTGGTTGGCGCCATCCTCGCTGCGGGCGGGCGGCGCGGGCAGGCCGAACCCCAGCCGGTGACCATCGGCGACGCCGGCGCCGCCTGCCTCGTGGCCGTTCCGGAGACGGTGCAGCTGCAGCAGTATCCGGTGCGCGTGGAACTGACCGGCCACAGCCGGGGGCAGACCCTGGTGGACCGCCGGCTGGAACCGGGCGAAAGCGAGCACCACGGCGACGCCGGTCCGGTGCCGCTCATCGACGTCGCCCTGGGTCTGGACCAGCCGCTGATGGCGCAGACGTTCCTCCACACCGTCCGAAGTGGCCGATAA
- a CDS encoding multidrug effflux MFS transporter produces the protein MSNPARAQGTQASYRPGFKYILMLGALAALPAVTTDMYLPSLPTVASDLQTSQAAAQFTMSGTLIGAAVGQLVIGPFSDRFGRRLPLLIGISLHVIVSLLCAVAPGIGTLIGLRVLQGFFNAAAGVVAIAVIRDRFVGSDAARLLSRLMLIIGLAPLLAPTIGQAVAGIWQWRAVFVALALIGVILVLIVWRFMPETLPAERRRTSSGPGAFRGYRVLLRDRHFLALAFIPGLGMAVIMSYVVGSPFVFQDEYGLTAGQYALVFAVNGAGMVLSAQANAALVQHASPMSILRIAVPILLGLSLLLPVLIITNLGGVFGLAAGLWLVLGMHGLIAANATVMALGNYGHMAGSAAAMIGALQVGVAGVVSPLVGVFGGKALAMSAVIIGCCVLMTLILATATPAYRRGGMAKLEASGSAGAVPEPDAAADTSPETTTGQA, from the coding sequence TTGAGCAACCCCGCCAGGGCCCAGGGCACCCAGGCCTCGTACCGTCCGGGATTCAAGTACATCCTGATGCTTGGCGCGCTGGCGGCCCTTCCGGCCGTCACCACCGACATGTACCTGCCGTCGCTGCCCACCGTGGCCTCCGATCTGCAGACCAGCCAGGCGGCGGCCCAGTTCACTATGTCCGGAACCCTGATCGGCGCCGCCGTCGGGCAGCTCGTCATCGGGCCGTTTTCGGACCGCTTCGGGCGGCGGCTCCCGCTGCTGATCGGCATCAGCCTGCATGTGATTGTCTCCCTGCTGTGCGCCGTCGCTCCCGGCATCGGCACCCTGATTGGGCTGCGGGTCCTGCAGGGGTTCTTTAACGCCGCCGCCGGCGTGGTCGCCATCGCCGTCATCCGTGACCGCTTTGTGGGCTCCGACGCCGCGCGGCTGCTGTCCCGGCTAATGCTGATCATTGGCCTTGCCCCGCTGTTGGCCCCAACCATTGGCCAGGCCGTGGCGGGCATTTGGCAGTGGCGTGCGGTGTTCGTGGCACTGGCCCTGATCGGGGTGATCCTGGTGCTGATTGTCTGGCGGTTCATGCCGGAGACCCTGCCGGCCGAACGGCGCCGCACCAGCAGCGGACCGGGGGCGTTCCGCGGTTACCGGGTGCTGCTGCGGGACCGGCATTTCCTCGCACTGGCCTTCATTCCCGGCCTCGGCATGGCCGTCATCATGAGCTACGTGGTGGGTTCCCCGTTCGTGTTCCAGGACGAGTACGGCCTGACGGCGGGGCAGTACGCCCTCGTGTTTGCGGTCAACGGCGCCGGCATGGTCCTTTCCGCACAGGCTAATGCCGCACTCGTGCAGCACGCATCGCCGATGAGCATCCTGCGCATTGCCGTTCCAATTCTGCTGGGACTGTCCCTGCTGCTGCCGGTCCTCATCATCACCAACCTCGGCGGCGTGTTCGGCCTGGCCGCAGGGTTGTGGCTGGTGCTGGGCATGCACGGGCTGATCGCGGCGAACGCCACCGTCATGGCCCTGGGCAACTACGGCCACATGGCCGGATCCGCCGCTGCGATGATCGGCGCGCTGCAGGTGGGCGTGGCCGGCGTCGTCAGCCCCCTGGTGGGAGTGTTCGGCGGAAAAGCGCTGGCCATGTCCGCTGTGATTATCGGCTGCTGCGTGCTGATGACGCTGATCCTCGCCACTGCGACCCCGGCGTACCGCCGCGGGGGCATGGCCAAGCTGGAGGCTTCCGGCAGCGCCGGAGCGGTGCCGGAACCCGACGCCGCAGCGGATACCTCACCGGAAACGACCACCGGCCAGGCCTAA
- a CDS encoding acetylxylan esterase, with protein sequence MYFDLPADQLAAYTSSQIRPADFESFWEETLAEARSHPLNLTVTAEPTVLATVDVYDVQFNGWNGEPVRAWLRLPHGTSEPLPCVVEFVGYGGGRGEPQDNLLLASSGFAHLQMDTRGQGAGWSRGATADGAGSGGPQVPGLMTRGILDPHTYYYRRLFTDAVRAVQAARELDWVDPDRVALTGISQGGGVALATAALCPDVRAVVARVPFLCDFPRALQITDAYPYREIGAFLSIHRTEAARAQQTLQYFDGVNFAQQATVPAMITVGLMDATTPPSTVYAAYNAYAGPKQITAWPFNGHEGGGPEDDVAAIRFLRDMTAPDPSAAAGEPEVGQTAAAM encoded by the coding sequence ATGTACTTCGATCTGCCCGCCGACCAGCTCGCGGCCTACACCAGTTCCCAAATCCGCCCCGCCGACTTCGAGTCGTTCTGGGAGGAGACCCTCGCCGAGGCGCGGTCCCACCCGCTGAACCTCACCGTCACCGCCGAACCCACCGTTTTGGCCACCGTGGACGTCTACGATGTCCAGTTCAACGGCTGGAATGGCGAGCCGGTCCGCGCCTGGCTGCGTTTGCCGCACGGGACGTCCGAACCCCTGCCCTGCGTCGTGGAATTTGTCGGATACGGCGGCGGCCGGGGCGAACCGCAGGACAATCTGCTGCTGGCCAGTTCCGGCTTCGCGCACCTGCAGATGGACACCCGCGGGCAGGGCGCCGGCTGGAGCCGGGGCGCTACGGCGGACGGCGCCGGCAGCGGCGGCCCGCAGGTTCCCGGCCTGATGACCCGGGGCATCCTGGATCCGCACACCTACTACTACCGCCGGCTGTTCACCGACGCAGTCCGGGCGGTCCAGGCAGCACGCGAACTGGACTGGGTGGACCCGGACCGGGTCGCGCTCACGGGCATCAGCCAGGGCGGCGGCGTCGCGCTGGCCACCGCGGCACTGTGCCCTGATGTGCGCGCCGTCGTCGCACGGGTTCCCTTCCTCTGCGATTTTCCCCGTGCCCTGCAGATTACGGATGCCTATCCGTACCGGGAAATTGGTGCTTTTCTGTCCATCCACCGCACCGAAGCCGCACGGGCCCAGCAGACGCTGCAGTACTTCGACGGCGTCAATTTCGCTCAGCAGGCCACGGTTCCGGCGATGATCACCGTGGGACTGATGGATGCCACCACTCCCCCGTCCACGGTGTACGCCGCTTACAACGCCTACGCCGGGCCGAAGCAGATCACCGCCTGGCCGTTCAATGGTCACGAGGGCGGCGGACCCGAGGACGACGTCGCCGCGATTAGGTTCCTGCGGGACATGACGGCGCCGGATCCGTCAGCTGCGGCTGGGGAACCCGAAGTCGGGCAAACCGCAGCGGCCATGTAA
- a CDS encoding serine hydrolase domain-containing protein — protein MPARARIVTGILAASAVVACGLLAAPWSPRLSSQISGDTALADAVRPLLKTPADQVSVVYIHDGTVRYAGFGADENTEFEIGSVSKTFTAALLADAVERGEVTLETTVADILGPDLNDPDAKIGTVTLAELASHRSGLPRLATDPGSIFSGLMAGILHRDPYSASPDEVIEQARSAPVGGRGDVSYSNLGYAFLGQLLAKAAGMDYQELLQQRILEPLDMQDTYAPITADNLRPDAPEGRSAGGLGQAAWTMHGSAPAGGIRSTAADMSRYAQAMLAGTAPGAEALDPVWETGDDGERVGLSWFTQVSKESPERVVTWHNGQTGGFASMAALDRGVGKAVLIFSNVAAGQEEAALTLLKEGL, from the coding sequence ATGCCCGCACGAGCACGAATCGTTACCGGAATTCTGGCGGCGTCCGCCGTCGTGGCCTGCGGGCTTCTGGCGGCGCCATGGTCGCCCCGGCTGTCCTCACAGATTTCCGGAGACACAGCATTGGCCGACGCCGTCCGGCCGCTCCTAAAGACTCCGGCGGACCAGGTCAGCGTGGTTTACATCCACGACGGCACGGTTCGGTATGCCGGTTTCGGTGCCGATGAAAACACCGAGTTTGAGATTGGCTCCGTGTCCAAGACGTTCACCGCGGCCCTGCTGGCGGACGCCGTCGAGCGCGGGGAAGTGACGCTGGAGACCACTGTCGCCGATATCCTGGGCCCTGACCTGAATGATCCGGACGCGAAGATCGGCACCGTTACTTTGGCCGAGCTGGCCAGCCACCGATCCGGGCTACCCCGCCTGGCCACGGACCCTGGCTCGATCTTCTCCGGGCTCATGGCGGGCATCCTGCACCGCGACCCCTACTCCGCTTCACCCGACGAGGTGATTGAGCAGGCCCGCTCTGCGCCGGTGGGCGGCCGCGGCGACGTGAGCTATTCCAACCTGGGTTATGCCTTCCTCGGCCAGCTGCTGGCGAAGGCAGCCGGGATGGACTACCAGGAGCTGCTGCAGCAGCGCATCCTGGAGCCGCTGGACATGCAGGACACGTACGCACCAATCACGGCCGACAACCTGCGGCCCGATGCCCCGGAGGGCCGCTCCGCAGGCGGGCTGGGCCAGGCGGCCTGGACCATGCACGGCAGCGCCCCGGCCGGCGGAATCCGCTCCACGGCCGCGGATATGTCCCGCTACGCGCAGGCAATGCTGGCCGGCACCGCGCCCGGCGCCGAAGCTCTCGATCCTGTCTGGGAAACCGGGGACGACGGCGAACGGGTGGGCCTGTCCTGGTTCACCCAGGTTTCGAAGGAATCACCGGAACGGGTTGTCACGTGGCACAACGGGCAAACCGGCGGTTTCGCCTCCATGGCGGCGCTGGACCGCGGCGTGGGCAAGGCAGTGCTCATCTTTTCCAATGTGGCCGCCGGCCAAGAAGAAGCGGCGCTGACCCTGCTGAAGGAAGGCCTCTGA
- a CDS encoding ArsR family transcriptional regulator gives MTSEHEDRLQALEERVAALEQVSADREPAPAPDNGDVFWVLNGVRSRYPGPGAVLFAGTAETAAGARYEYQYGLETEHLLDVDWTQFADSLASLGHPVRLTILRAVLGGTETVTGLVEELGSGTSGQIYHHVHQLTAAGWLSPHARSRYRIPPARVIPLLAILTAATGGN, from the coding sequence ATGACGTCAGAACACGAGGACCGGTTGCAGGCGCTCGAGGAGCGCGTTGCCGCCCTGGAACAGGTGAGCGCGGATCGCGAACCGGCGCCGGCACCAGACAACGGCGACGTGTTCTGGGTCCTCAACGGCGTGCGCAGCCGCTATCCCGGTCCGGGAGCTGTCCTCTTTGCCGGCACCGCGGAAACCGCGGCCGGCGCCCGCTACGAGTACCAGTACGGCCTGGAAACAGAGCACCTGCTCGACGTCGACTGGACTCAGTTCGCCGACTCGCTGGCATCACTGGGCCATCCGGTTCGGCTGACGATCCTGCGCGCGGTGCTCGGCGGAACCGAGACCGTCACCGGACTGGTGGAGGAACTGGGCTCCGGAACCTCCGGCCAGATTTACCACCACGTCCACCAACTGACCGCCGCGGGCTGGCTCTCTCCGCACGCCCGCTCCCGTTACCGGATTCCGCCGGCCCGGGTCATCCCGCTGCTGGCCATCCTGACCGCTGCAACCGGAGGTAATTGA
- a CDS encoding FGGY family carbohydrate kinase produces the protein MALVAGVDSSTQSCKVVIRDASTGALVRSGSARHAAGTEIDPENWWSALQQALQAAGGLADVQAVAVSGQQHGMVCLDEDGAVIRPALLWNDTRSAPAADKMVSEAGPDGARYWAEETGTVPVASITAAKLRWLAENEPANASRTAAVCLPHDWLSWRLAGYGPGSGRAGLEALRTDRSDASGTGYWSPRTGEYLPAVLEQTLGHVPLLPRVLGPLETDQHTSEGAVIAPGTGDNAGAALGVGAGVGDVVVSVGTSGTVFAVAADPTADASGLVAGFADATGNYLPLTATLNASRVMDATAALLSVDLPALTSLALGAAAGAGGLSMVPYFEGERTPNLPDATGSLHGMTLANFTPANLARAAVEGIACSLADGFAALADQGIEARRIILVGGGARSEAIQQAVSAVFGMPVTVPEPGEYVADGAARQAAAVLSGEWPQWTAAGTSVVEAAPAPDVLERYRRAAATAR, from the coding sequence ATGGCACTGGTCGCCGGCGTGGACAGCTCCACCCAATCCTGCAAGGTGGTCATCCGGGATGCCTCCACGGGCGCCCTGGTCCGTTCGGGCAGCGCCCGGCATGCCGCGGGCACCGAAATTGATCCGGAAAACTGGTGGTCAGCCCTGCAGCAGGCGCTGCAGGCGGCGGGCGGTCTGGCTGATGTCCAGGCCGTTGCGGTCTCCGGCCAGCAGCACGGCATGGTCTGCCTGGATGAGGACGGCGCCGTGATCCGTCCGGCGCTGCTGTGGAATGACACCCGTTCCGCGCCGGCTGCCGACAAAATGGTGTCCGAGGCCGGACCCGACGGCGCGCGGTACTGGGCGGAGGAAACCGGCACGGTCCCCGTGGCCTCGATTACTGCGGCAAAACTGCGGTGGCTGGCCGAGAATGAACCCGCCAATGCGTCCCGCACGGCCGCGGTTTGCCTGCCGCACGACTGGTTGAGCTGGCGCCTTGCCGGGTACGGGCCGGGCAGCGGCCGCGCCGGACTCGAGGCGCTGCGCACGGACCGCTCCGATGCCTCCGGCACCGGCTACTGGTCCCCGCGCACCGGCGAATACCTGCCGGCAGTGCTGGAACAGACCCTGGGCCACGTGCCGCTGCTTCCCCGGGTCCTCGGCCCGCTCGAAACGGACCAGCACACCTCTGAGGGTGCCGTGATCGCACCGGGCACCGGAGACAACGCCGGCGCTGCCCTGGGCGTGGGCGCGGGAGTGGGCGACGTCGTCGTTTCCGTGGGCACCTCCGGTACCGTTTTCGCTGTTGCTGCGGATCCGACCGCCGACGCCAGCGGCCTGGTGGCCGGCTTTGCCGATGCCACCGGCAACTACCTTCCGCTCACCGCCACCCTGAATGCCTCCCGAGTCATGGATGCGACGGCGGCGCTGCTGTCAGTCGACCTGCCCGCGCTGACGAGCCTGGCGCTTGGTGCTGCGGCGGGCGCCGGCGGCCTGAGCATGGTCCCGTACTTTGAGGGGGAACGGACCCCCAACCTTCCCGATGCCACCGGATCCCTGCACGGGATGACGCTGGCGAACTTCACGCCGGCCAACTTGGCCCGCGCCGCCGTCGAAGGCATCGCCTGCTCACTGGCGGACGGGTTCGCGGCGCTGGCCGATCAGGGCATCGAGGCCCGCCGCATCATCCTGGTGGGCGGAGGCGCGCGGTCCGAAGCAATTCAGCAGGCGGTTTCGGCTGTGTTTGGCATGCCCGTGACGGTTCCGGAGCCGGGGGAGTACGTGGCCGACGGCGCCGCCCGGCAGGCCGCGGCCGTCCTGTCCGGTGAATGGCCGCAGTGGACCGCGGCCGGCACCTCCGTTGTGGAGGCTGCACCGGCTCCGGATGTTCTGGAGCGCTACCGCCGGGCCGCGGCCACCGCCCGCTAA
- the xylA gene encoding xylose isomerase — MTPSPSDRFTFGLWTVGWTGNDPFGVPTRSELDPVEGLHKLAELGAYGVTFHDNDLIPFDASASDRAQILKNFTTALAETGLKVPMVTTNLFSHPVFKDGGFTSNDRSVRRYALRKVLANLDLAAELGAETFVMWGGREGSEYDGSKDFAAAFDRMKEGIDTAAGYIKEKGYDLRLALEPKPNEPRGDIFLPTIGHALAFINELEHGDIVGLNPETGHEQMAGLNFTHGIAQALWSGKLFHIDLNGQKSIKYDQDLVFGHGDLTSAFFTVDLLENGFPNGGPTYDGPRHFDYKPSRTDGYDGVWASAAANMSMYLLLKERALAFRADPEVQEALAVSGVFELGQTTLDAGESTADFLADTASFEDYDADKAGERDFGFVRLNQLAVEHLMGAR; from the coding sequence ATGACGCCATCACCATCGGACCGCTTTACCTTTGGACTCTGGACGGTGGGCTGGACCGGAAATGATCCGTTCGGCGTTCCGACCCGCTCCGAGCTGGACCCGGTCGAGGGCCTGCACAAGCTGGCCGAGCTGGGCGCCTACGGCGTCACGTTCCACGACAACGACCTCATTCCGTTCGACGCCAGCGCCTCGGACCGGGCGCAGATCCTGAAGAACTTCACCACGGCCCTGGCGGAAACCGGGCTGAAGGTGCCCATGGTGACCACCAACCTGTTCAGCCATCCGGTGTTCAAGGACGGCGGCTTCACCTCCAATGACCGTTCCGTCCGCCGGTACGCGCTGCGCAAGGTCCTGGCCAACCTGGATCTGGCAGCCGAGCTGGGAGCGGAAACCTTTGTCATGTGGGGTGGCCGCGAGGGCTCCGAATATGACGGATCCAAGGACTTCGCCGCAGCCTTTGACCGCATGAAGGAAGGCATTGACACCGCCGCCGGCTACATCAAGGAAAAGGGCTATGACCTGCGCCTCGCGCTCGAGCCCAAGCCGAACGAACCCCGCGGCGACATCTTCCTGCCCACCATCGGGCACGCCCTGGCCTTCATCAACGAGCTGGAGCACGGCGACATTGTTGGGCTGAACCCCGAAACCGGCCACGAGCAGATGGCGGGGCTGAACTTCACCCACGGCATCGCGCAGGCGCTGTGGTCCGGCAAGCTGTTCCACATTGACCTCAACGGCCAGAAGTCCATCAAGTACGACCAGGACCTGGTCTTCGGCCACGGCGACCTCACCAGTGCGTTCTTCACTGTCGACCTGCTCGAAAACGGCTTCCCCAACGGCGGCCCGACGTATGACGGCCCGCGCCACTTCGACTACAAGCCGTCCCGCACTGACGGGTATGACGGCGTGTGGGCCTCCGCGGCGGCCAACATGTCCATGTACCTGCTGCTCAAGGAACGCGCCCTGGCCTTCCGCGCCGACCCCGAAGTTCAGGAAGCCCTCGCCGTCTCCGGCGTCTTTGAACTGGGACAGACAACCCTCGATGCCGGCGAAAGCACCGCCGATTTCCTCGCCGACACCGCTTCCTTCGAGGATTACGACGCCGACAAGGCCGGAGAGCGCGACTTCGGCTTCGTCCGGCTGAACCAGCTGGCCGTGGAACACCTGATGGGTGCCCGCTAA